A stretch of Sulfurimonas autotrophica DSM 16294 DNA encodes these proteins:
- a CDS encoding c-type cytochrome, whose product MTERITKSMAKNIYYGGGTFALMIFIALSFDTVHQIPKRSNQQNMTASVVAGKKLWEANDCVGCHTLIGEGAYYAPELMNVFQRRGGGDEGAFKAYMQGWMAAQPLDTPNRRKMPQFHLTDKEVNNLADFLIWTSKVNANEWPPTIEG is encoded by the coding sequence ATGACTGAGCGTATAACGAAAAGTATGGCAAAAAATATCTATTACGGTGGCGGTACTTTCGCACTTATGATATTTATTGCACTCTCTTTTGATACTGTACACCAAATTCCTAAACGATCAAATCAGCAAAATATGACTGCGAGTGTTGTTGCCGGAAAAAAACTTTGGGAAGCGAATGACTGTGTTGGTTGTCATACACTTATAGGAGAAGGAGCATACTATGCACCGGAGCTTATGAATGTATTTCAAAGAAGAGGCGGCGGTGATGAAGGCGCATTTAAAGCATATATGCAGGGCTGGATGGCTGCACAACCTCTGGATACGCCAAACAGAAGAAAAATGCCTCAATTTCATTTAACCGACAAAGAGGTGAACAATTTAGCTGATTTCCTTATATGGACATCTAAAGTAAATGCCAATGAGTGGCCACCGACCATAGAAGGATAG
- a CDS encoding cbb3-type cytochrome c oxidase subunit I yields MKYTSQAVAKPYFIFALTLLAGEILFGILMGIQYVWGDFLFPLIPFNVLRMVHTNLLIVTLLFGFMGATYYLIPEETESELWSPKLAIITFWIFAAAGVATILGYLFVPYATLTEWTFNNLLPTMGREFLEQPLPTKVGIVIVVLSYILNTAMTILKGRRTVITTVLLTGLLGLAVFFLFAFYVPDNLIQDKFFWWFTVHLWVEATWELILGAILAFVLIKVTGVDREHIDKWLYLIIAMTMVSGILGTGHHFFYMGAPEYWLWIGSISSAVEPLPFLLMILFAFTMARERKIEHKNKMALTWAKGTAVMAFLGAGVWGFFHTLAPVNMYTHGTQLTAAHGHLSFYGAYVMIVFTVISYAMPILRGRPYGNCAKAQKVELASFWMMNIGMVGLTLALSIAGLVQIFDQRVGTNLIGFMDSQESIAGIYMVRLAFGFLVFTGLLTYFYSFFVKEPAVEPAKV; encoded by the coding sequence ATGAAATACACTTCACAAGCGGTCGCAAAACCGTATTTTATTTTTGCATTGACGCTTTTAGCCGGAGAAATTCTTTTTGGTATTTTAATGGGTATTCAGTATGTTTGGGGAGATTTTTTATTTCCGCTTATACCGTTTAATGTTTTAAGAATGGTACATACAAACTTACTTATTGTAACTTTGTTGTTTGGTTTTATGGGTGCTACTTATTACCTTATTCCTGAAGAGACCGAGAGTGAGCTTTGGAGCCCAAAACTGGCTATTATTACATTTTGGATTTTTGCAGCAGCGGGTGTTGCTACGATTTTAGGGTATCTCTTTGTGCCTTATGCTACATTAACAGAGTGGACATTTAACAACCTTCTACCAACTATGGGTCGAGAGTTTTTAGAACAGCCCTTACCGACAAAAGTAGGTATTGTTATAGTCGTTTTATCATATATTTTAAATACGGCTATGACTATACTTAAAGGAAGAAGAACAGTTATTACGACAGTTTTGCTTACCGGTCTTTTAGGTCTTGCAGTCTTTTTTCTGTTTGCATTTTATGTTCCGGATAATTTAATTCAAGACAAGTTTTTCTGGTGGTTTACGGTTCACTTATGGGTTGAAGCAACATGGGAATTGATTCTTGGTGCAATCTTAGCCTTTGTCCTTATTAAAGTGACAGGTGTTGACAGAGAGCATATTGACAAATGGCTATATCTTATCATCGCTATGACAATGGTATCTGGAATCCTTGGAACGGGACATCACTTTTTCTATATGGGTGCTCCTGAATATTGGTTGTGGATAGGATCTATTTCATCAGCCGTTGAGCCTTTACCATTTTTACTCATGATTCTTTTTGCATTTACTATGGCAAGAGAAAGAAAGATAGAGCATAAAAATAAAATGGCACTTACATGGGCAAAAGGTACTGCCGTAATGGCATTTTTAGGCGCCGGTGTTTGGGGATTTTTTCACACTTTAGCACCTGTTAATATGTACACACATGGTACGCAGTTAACTGCAGCACATGGTCACCTTTCATTTTATGGTGCGTATGTCATGATTGTTTTTACAGTGATTTCTTATGCTATGCCGATTTTAAGAGGTCGTCCTTATGGAAACTGTGCAAAAGCACAAAAAGTAGAATTAGCGTCATTTTGGATGATGAATATAGGTATGGTCGGTCTTACGCTTGCACTGAGTATTGCCGGTCTTGTTCAAATTTTTGATCAAAGAGTTGGAACAAACTTAATAGGATTTATGGATTCTCAAGAATCTATTGCAGGGATTTATATGGTTCGACTTGCTTTTGGTTTTCTTGTTTTTACAGGCTTACTGACGTACTTTTACAGTTTTTTTGTAAAAGAACCTGCAGTAGAACCTGCAAAAGTATAA